The Xenopus tropicalis strain Nigerian chromosome 2, UCB_Xtro_10.0, whole genome shotgun sequence genome window below encodes:
- the c2h17orf50 gene encoding uncharacterized protein C17orf50 homolog → MAAGGEEDTNCCTRCWTFCFPPRIFQNPKPEQNLKWRPSLPIGRMEDLRKPQAGGAEPRLCVLDQPRPLGPCYRCAVLLCPACDTLHCDPQYISHCILGHPDPPAAPHSQSQDPLWLRPPTYTSSISLM, encoded by the exons ATGGCCGCTGGGGGGGAGGAAGACACAAACTGCTGCACTCGCTGCTGGACCTTCTGTTTCCCTCCCAGAATCTTCCAGAACCCAAAACCCGAACAGAACCTGAAATGGCGCCCGAGTCTCCCCATTGGCCGAATGGAGGACCTGAG GAAACCCCAGGCGGGAGGGGCGGAGCCGAGACTGTGCGTTCTGGATCAGCCGCGTCCGTTGGGCCCCTGTTACCGATGCGCCGTGTTGCTGTGTCCGGCCTGCGACACCCTGCACTGTGACCCCCAATACATCTCCCACTGTATCCTGGGGCACCCCGACCCCCCGGCTGCGCCCCACAGCCAATCCCAG GATCCTCTGTGGCTCCGCCCCCCGACTTACACCTCCAGTATCTCCctgatgtga